A section of the Trichomycterus rosablanca isolate fTriRos1 chromosome 6, fTriRos1.hap1, whole genome shotgun sequence genome encodes:
- the pbrm1l gene encoding polybromo 1, like has protein sequence MGSKRRRITSPSGGASGDFDDATSTTPTSSLKKRKTANTAAAVDQLAVCNELYSTVRDYKDVQGRQICELFVRAPKRRNHPDYYEVVSKPIDMMKIQQKLKVEEYQDVEQFTADFQLLINNAKAYYPADSPEYRAACKLWDLFRSTKNSLLRGGDVEDEEEEEESEDTENPGSSTEEMSPKHLKGLLEQLLEALVSYTDPSGRLISDLFQKLPSKLQYPDYYAIIKEPIDLRTIAQRIQTGSYKSINAMSKDIDLLTKNAKAYNEPGSQVYKDANTIKKVFSQKKTELEQAEPVKTSLRMRSRRSAQGERLSAFSTPLQAGSESDEDSILSGSLRYDTSEMEAESGHSRQGTTDPVFLLYYAVRGARSVQGKLLSEPFLQLPSRREHPNYYQQIKQPISLQQIRDKMQNGEYEGIEQIEADLTLMIDNTKRYNMSNSTIYKRAQKLQQIMQLKRKELRDDDDGDNSLSIVTPDPGSSKRKSHKKHTRKNRMKALYAAVTEAREDGTNRRLCDLFMVKPSKKDYPDYYKVILDPIDLRIIEQNIRSDRYVSEEAVVNDMELMFRNARHYNEEGSQVYNDADVLQKILRDKQKELGPPPEDDVGSPKLKLRRSGIALSPKKGRPQTTLQQRLSELYEAVRSFTDSRGRRLSTVFLRLPSRSELPDYYIAIKRPIDMERIRSYMVQGRYQDVDSIAEDFILMFNNACTYNEPESLIYRDALLLHRAFLDSRRRLEKEEEEGEEKAARRMAVASLVSELIRNLFVSVMGHQDDEGRCYSDSLAEVPSVDPANPEKPPLSLEVIRKNVERGRYQRMDTFQEHFFEVLERARRLNRTDSEIFEDSVELQQFFLKIRDELCKNGEILLTPALSYTPRHLHADVEQERREKLPQEIQEDALKGEEDKKDEENAEGATGGQWESDPENTCSFENCTYSVGDYVYVQPTETKLQPHIICIEKLWKDKAGEQWMNGCWFYRPGETFHLATRKFLEKEVFKSDYYNKVPVSKILGKCVVMFVKDFFKLEPEGFKPEDVFICESRYTTRTKTFKKIKLWAMPPNSVKFIPRDVPLPVVRVASMFVSATSQEQNKLADVADGDQDSFIEKEREVVPVEMSNSEPGCQYYEQLCYNNTWMKVGDFVYIQSHGLIRPRIGRIEKMWMQNGAGFFFGPIFIYPEETEHEPTKMFYQREVFLSSFEETCPMTCILGKCVVSCLKDFLSCRPTEYAEEDVHLFESRYFELEKQMKKHKGLKRFSLSAKVVDDEIYYFRKPMVVPKEPSPLLDKKIDELEAKFADIEDLDEDLDDLDDDDEVQGTPSVPQSHTSLLSDIDLPYTPPQSTPKIKGLSKKEGAKRKINMSGYILFSSEVRSVIKARHPDYSFGELSRLVGTEWRNLEQSKKSEYEERAAKLVENQERERVLHEQQQQQLQQQLQQQQASPRAGIMGNYGPPFMPMQGPPEGMMGMGGPPSHHMGVPPLPPQHYFPPGMAGYPGMPPSGGMAPGINGMAGSPGPGNPYGLQMGAYGPGQVAPPPYPGQGQPVHQQPAAPMFIAPPPKPQRLLHSEAYLKYIEGLSANSPTISKWDQSLKAQRKDSRLTRDQESRLPSHWLKSKGAHTTMVDALWRLRDLMMKDTFNIRQAYNL, from the exons ATGGGCTCCAAAAGACGACGCATCACTTCTCCCTCCGGCGGTGCGAGTGGTGACTTTGATGATGCCACTTCAACCACTCCAACCAGTAgtttaaaaaagaggaaaacTGCTAACACTGCCGCTGCTGTTGATCAA CTCGCTGTTTGCAATGAGTTGTACAGCACTGTCAGGGACTACAAAGATGTGCAAGGAAGGCAGATCTGTGAGCTCTTTGTTCGGGCTCCAAAAAGGAG GAATCATCCAGATTACTATGAGGTGGTGAGCAAGCCCATTGACATGATGAAGATCCAGCAGAAGCTCAAAGTTGAAGAATACCAAGATGTGGAACAGTTCACAGCAGACTTTCAGCTTCTCATCAACAATGCCAAGGCTTATTATCCG GCTGACAGTCCAGAGTACAGGGCTGCTTGTAAGTTGTGGGATTTGTTTCGTTCAACCAAGAACAGCCTCCTTCGTGGAGGAGATGTAGAAgacgaggaggaggaagaggaaagCGAAGACACTGAGAACCCTGGAAGCTCCACAGAGGAG ATGTCACCCAAGCATTTGAAGGGACTTTTAGAGCAGCTCTTAGAGGCTCTTGTGTCTTACACTGATCCTTCTGGGAGATTAATTAGTGACCTGTTTCAGAAGCTTCCCTCTAAACTG CAATACCCTGACTACTATGCCATTATCAAAGAGCCAATAGATTTACGAACCATAGCCCAAAGGATTCAG acaggCAGCTACAAATCCATCAACGCCATGTCCAAGGATATTGATCTTTTAACTAAAAATGCCAAAGCCTACAATGAACctggttcacaagtttataag GATGCAAACACGATCAAGAAGGTTTTCAGTCAAAAGAAGACAGAACTTGAACAAGCTGAACCTGTTAAAACAAGCCTCCGCATGAG AAGTCGGAGGTCTGCTCAGGGTGAGCGCCTGTCTGCTTTTTCCACACCTCTGCAGGCTGGCTCAGAGAGCGATGAAGACTCCATTCTCTCAG GTTCATTGCGCTATGATACCTCTGAGATGGAAGCTGAAAGTGGACACTCTCGACAGGGTACAACTGACCCCGTCTTCCTGTTGTACTACGCAGTACGAGGGGCCCGGAGTGTTCAGGGAAAACTCCTTTCTGAGCCTTTCCTTCAGCTACCCTCACGGAGGGAGCATCCAAATTACTACCAGCAGATCAAACAGCCCATTTCTCTCCAGCAGATCAG GGATAAAATGCAGAATGGGGAGTATGAGGGAATTGAGCAGATAGAAGCCGACCTCACACTGATGATTGACAATACTAAACGCTACAACATGTCCAATTCAACCATATACAAGCGTGCCCAAAAGTTACAACAAATAATGCag CTTAAGAGAAAAGAACTCAGAGATGATGACGATGGAGACAATTCACTTTCTATCGTGACCCCTGACCCTGGAAGCAGTAAGAGAAAGAG ccataaaaaacacaccagaaaAAACAGAATGAAAGCCTTATATGCAGCAGTAACAGAGGCACGAGAGGATGGCACAAATAGGCGCCTATGTGACCTCTTTATGGTAAAGCCATCAAAGAAGGACTACCCTGACTACTACAAGGTCATTCTGGATCCCATAGACCTTCGCATAATCGAGCAAAATATTCGGAGTGATCGCTATGTCAGTGAGGAGGCCGTCGTTAACGATATGGAGCTAATGTTTCGCAACGCCCGCCACTACAATGAAGAAGGCTCTCAG GTTTACAATGATGCAGATGTCTTACAAAAGATTTTGAGGGATAAGCAAAAGGAACTTGGACCTCCACCTGAAGATGATGTGGGCTCACCCAAACTCAAATTAC GGAGGAGCGGGATTGCTTTGTCTCCTAAAAAGGGCCGTCCACAGACCACCCTGCAGCAGAGGTTAAGTGAACTATATGAAGCCGTTCGCAGTTTTACAGACAGTCGTGGACGTCGCTTAAGCACAGTATTTCTGCGACTACCATCCCGCTCAGAGCTACCTGATTACTACATCGCCATCAAGCGGCCCATTGACATGGAGCGCATCCGCAGCTATATGGTCCAAGGTCGCTATCAGGATGTGGACTCGATAGCTGAGGATTTTATCCTCATGTTCAACAATGCCTGCACATACAACGAGCCCGAGTCCCTCATCTACCGTGACGCACTGCTGCTCCACAGGGCTTTCCTGGATTCACGCCGTCGTCTTGagaaggaggaagaggagggagAGGAGAAAGCAGCCCGGCGAATGGCAGTAGCTTCACTGGTTAGTGAGCTCATTCGTAATCTTTTTGTGTCTGTGATGGGACATCAGGATGATGAGGGGCGCTGCTATAGCGACTCTCTGGCTGAGGTGCCCTCCGTGGATCCTGCTAACCCAGAGAAGCCACCACTGAGTTTGGAGGTGATCCGCAAGAATGTGGAACGTGGTCGCTATCAAAGAATGGACACGTTCCAGGAGCACTTTTTTGAGGTGCTGGAGAGAGCCAGACGCCTGAATAG AACCGATTCAGAGATCTTTGAGGACTCGGTGGAGTTGCAGCAGTTCTTTCTGAAAATCCGAGATGAGCTGTGTAAGAATGGTGAGATTCTTCTGACTCCAGCACTTAGCTACACGCCCAGACACCTTCATGCAGATGTGGAGCAGGAAAGGAGAGAAAAGCTGCCCCAGGAAATACAGGAAGATGCTCTTAAAGGAGAGGAAGACAAAAAAG atGAAGAGAATGCTGAGGGGGCTACAGGGGGTCAATGGGAATCAGACCCTGAAAACACTTGTAGCTTTGAGAACTGCACCTACAGTGTGGGAGACTATGTGTATGTGCAGCCAACTGAAACCAAACTGCAGCCACATATCATCTGTATTGAGAAACTGTGGAAGGACAAGGCTG GTGAGCAATGGATGAATGGCTGCTGGTTTTACAGACCTGGGGAAACCTTTCACCTGGCTACACGCAAGTTCCTTGAAAAGGAAGTATTCAAGAGTGACTACTACAATAAAGTTCCAGTCAGTAAAATACTTGGAAAATGTGTGGTGATGTTTGTAAag GACTTTTTTAAACTTGAACCAGAGGGCTTCAAACCTGAGGATGTCTTCATCTGCGAATCTCGTTACACAACAAGGACCAAGACTTTTAAGAAGATAAAACTGTGGGCCATGCCACCAAACTCTGTAAAGTTTATCCCACGTGATGTGCCATTGCCTGTGGTCAGAGTTGCTTCCATGTTTGTCAGTGCTACAAGTCAAGAACAGAACAAGTTGGCAGATGTTGCAGATGGTGATCAGGACAGCTTCATTGAGAAG GAAAGGGAAGTTGTTCCTGTCGAAATGTCTAATTCTGAGCCAGGATGTCAGTACTATGAACAGCTGTGCTATAATAACACGTGGATGAAGGTTGGTGATTTTGTCTACATTCAGTCCCATGGCTTGATAAGACCACGGATTGGCAG GATTGAGAAGATGTGGATGCAGAATGGAGCTGGATTCTTTTTTGGACCAATATTTATCTACCCTGAAGAGACAGAACATGAGCCCACAAAGATGTTCTACCAGCGTGAAGTGTTCCTCAGCAGCTTTGAGGAAACCTGCCCCATGACCTGCATATTAG GAAAGTGTGTGGTCTCCTGTTTGAAGGACTTCCTTTCCTGTAGACCTACTGAATATGCAGAGGAGGATGTGCATTTGTTCGAGAGCCGCTACTTTGAGCTTGAGAAGCAGATGAAAAAACATAAGGGTCTCAAGCGATTTTCTCTCTCAGCTAAAGTGGTGGATGATGAAATCTACTACTTCAG AAAACCCATGGTTGTTCCCAAGGAGCCGTCCCCACTTCTGGATAAAAAGATAGACGAGCTGGAGGCAAAATTTGCAGACATCGAGGACCTGGATGAGGACTTAGATGATCTGGATGATGACGATGAAGTACAAGGAACTCCATCTGTGCCCCAGAGCCACACTTCACTGCTTAGTGATATAGACCTGccttacacaccaccacag TCCACTCCAAAGATAAAAGGACTGTCCAAGAAGGAAGGAGCCAAGCGTAAGATCAACATGAGTGGATACATCCTGTTTAGCAGTGAGGTGCGGTCTGTTATTAAGGCTCGGCATCCAGATTATTCCTTTGGAGAGCTCAGTCGGCTTGTAGGAACTGAGTGGAGGAACTTGGAACAGTCCAAAAAGTCAGAGTATGAGG AGCGGGCAGCTAAGCTTGTGGAGAATCAGGAGCGAGAGAGGGTTCTTCATGAGCAACAGCAACAGCAGCTACAACAGCAACTACAGCAGCAACAGGCTTCTCCGAGAGCAG GCATAATGGGAAATTATGGCCCACCCTTCATGCCTATGCAGGGTCCTCCTGAGGGCATGATGGGTATGGGTGGCCCACCATCTCACCATATGGGGGTGCCCCCACTGCCTCCCCAACACTACTTTCCACCGGGCATGGCTGGGTACCCTGGTATGCCCCCTTCTG GTGGAATGGCTCCTGGCATAAATGGAATGGCAGGAAGTCCCGGTCCAGGAAATCCTTATGGGCttcag ATGGGTGCGTATGGTCCAGGGCAGGTGGCTCCACCTCCTTACCCAGGCCAAGGTCAGCCTGTCCATCAGCAGCCAGCTGCGCCTATGTTTATAGCCCCGCCTCCGAAGCCGCAGCGCCTTCTTCATTCAGAAGCCTATCTGAAATACATTGAGGGGCTTAGTGCAAATAGCCCCACAATCAGCAAATGGGACCAAAGCCTTAAGG cTCAAAGAAAAGACTCTCGCCTCACTAGAGATCAGGAGAGTCGTCTTCCCTCTCACTGGCTGAAGAGCAAAGGTGCTCACACTACAATGGTTGATGCTTTATGGAGGCTACGAGATTTGATGATGAAAGACACTTTCAACATCCGCCAAGCTTATAACCTTTAA